The sequence GATGTCGGCCAGCATGGCCTTACGACGGTCACCGAAGCCCGGTGCCTTGACGGCGACGGACTTGAAGGTGCCGCGGATCTTGTTGACGACCAGGGTCGACAGGGCTTCGCCCTCGACGTCCTCGGCGATGATCAGCAGCGGCTTGCCGGCCTGGATGACCTTCTCCAGCAGCGGCAGCAGGTCCTTGACGGTCGACACCTTGCCCGAGACGAGCAGGATGTACGGGTCCTCGAGGACGGCTTCCTGACGGTCGGCGTCGGTGACGAAGTAGCCCGAGATGTAGCCCTTGTCGAAGCGCATGCCCTCGGTGAGCTCCAGCTGCAGCCCGAAGGTCTGAGCCTCCTCGACGGTGATGACGCCTTCCTTGCCGACCTTGTCCATCGCCTCGGCGATGAGCTCGCCGATCGACGAGTCGCCGGCCGAGATGCCCGCGGTGGCAGCGATCTGCTCCTTGGTCTCGACCTCCTTGGCGCTCTTGAGGAGGGACTCGGTGACGGCCTCGACGGCCTTCTCGATGCCGCGCTTCAGACCCAGCGGGTTGGCGCCGGCAGCGACGTTGCGCAGGCCCTCACGGACGAGAGCCTGTGCCAGAACGGTGGCAGTGGTGGTGCCGTCGCCTGCGACGTCGTCGGTCTTCTTGGCGACCTCCTTGACGAGCTCGGCACCGATCTTCTCGTACGGGTCCTCCAGCTCGATCTCCTTGGCGATGGACACACCATCGTTGGTGATCGTGGGGGCGCCCCACTTCTTCTCCAGGACGACGTTGCGACCCTTGGGTCCCAACGTCACCTTGACTGCGTCGGCGAGGCTGTTCAGGCCCCGCTCGAGGCCGCGACGGGCCTCTTCGTCGAACGCGATTTGCTTGGCCATGGGTAAGTGATCCTCCGATAGGGGGTGACACCAGGTATCTATGGCCGGAACTCGGTGCCCGCGACGGACGACCGGTGTGTCATTCGGTACCGGTCTCACCGTCCCGACCTGGCACTCACAGCTTGCGAGTGCCAAGTTCGTTTTTAGCACTCGGCCGGGTCGAGTGCAAGGAGAGACCGGCTGGTGGGCTCGACGCGCCATCTCCGGTCATGCAGAAGAGGACGAAGTCCGCACCGGCGAACCGAGGCGACCATCGCACATGTGCAGCGTGCGATCCACGCCGCACCCCGGCGCCACCGACATCGAATCCAGGTCATGGCTGACGAGAACCGCGGCAACGTCACGCTCCCGCACGAGGGCGCCGATCAACTCGATGACGGCCCGACCGCGCTCGGTCTCCAGGGCGGACGTCGGCTCGTCGATCAGGAGCAGCGACGGCGAGCCCATCAGCGCCCGGGCGATGTTCACGCGCTGCCGCATGCCGCCGGACAACTCGTGCGGCCGACGCGACGAGGCGGCGGCGACACCGACTTCATCCAGCAGCGCGAGCGCCTCGTCCCGATACCGCGCCGGTTTCTGCCCGCGCAGATCGACGGTCAACAGCAGTTGATCCAGGGCAGTCAGGGAGGGCAGCAGGTTGTCGTGTTGGAACACGAACCCGATGCGGTCGCGCCGAATGCGGGCTCGCTCATCGGCGGATAGGCCGGTTGTCGAGATGCCGTCGATCTCGACCTGCCCGGAGTCCGGGGTCAGCAGAGTGCCGGCGACGGACAGCAGACTCGATTTGCCGGAGCCGGACGGCCCGGTCACGGCCACGAAGCTGCCGTTCGCGACGTCGAGATCGACGTCGCCGAGAGCGGTCAGCCGGCCGCGGCCGTCGGGGAAGGTCAACGTGACATCGGACAGCGAGAGACTCATGGTGGGCTCCTATCGGATCAGTCATGGGGTTCAGAAGAACTCCGGGTACGCGACGCGACGAGCGGATCACCGCGACATCGCGACTACCGGGTCGACAACGGTCACTCGACGCACTGCCAGTAGCGCGCCCGCGCTGCCGAGCACTGCCATCGCCACGACGGGCAGCGCGACGCCAACGCCGCTCAGCGAGATCGGGACGGTCGCCGCCGCGGCAGCTGCCAGACCGACCCCGAGCAGCACGCCGACCGTCTCACCGAGGAGCAGAACGAGCGCTGCCTGCCCGATTCCGTCCCGCAGCAGGTACCAGCGGCCGGCTCCCAGTGCGCGCACAACGGCGAGATCGCGCAGGCGCTGCACCGTCCACACAGCGAAAAAGGCGCCGACGACGAGCGTGGAGATCGCAAGCAGCATCGCTTGGATGGCCAGCAGCGACCCGCGCTCGGAACGGTAGCCGGGAACGGCGTCGGCAGCGTTCGACATCGGCATGCTCGTCGTTCCGGGAGCGTCGGTCGAGCCGCCGAACAGCACCACCGCACTCGTATTCTGTCCGTGCGAGAGCGCGCGCCAGGTGTCCATCGCCGTGTACGCGACCGGCGTGTGAGCATAGTCGCCGGCCGGGCCGATCGCATCGACCCGCAACCGCGTGGAGTCGACAGTCACCAGGTCGCCGACCGTCACAGCCAGCGCGGTGGCCTGCTCCCGCCCGAGCATGACACCGCCGGTTCCCGGCAGCCGACCGGTGTCGGGCGGGGGCGTCAGTCTCGGCCCGGCGCCGAATACGGCTGCCGTCGAGGTGATCCTGCCATGCCCGATCCGGGTCGTCGTCACGCCGAGTTCGGATGCGTCATCACCGCTCTCGTCGACGACCTGACCAACGGTCGGTGCGTCCAGCTCGCTCTGCGAGAGCGACGGGCCGTCCGCTCCGGCTGCGTCTCGGAGCACCAGGGTCTGCCCGGGTAACCTGCTGATGGCCGAGATCGACTGGTTCTTCAAGCCGCCCGTAAGCGCGGACAACGCCACCACCATGAACGTCATCATCGCGATGACGGCACCTATCAGGACAAATCGCCACTTGGCGAATCTGACGTCACGGATACCGATGAACACCGCACTCCCTTCGTCGTTGCTGACGTATCCAGCCTCGATCGGGCGGTCCCGGGACACATCGGCACACCGGTGGGTTCCAAAGGATCTTTCGGTCCACGCAGAAGTCCATCGAAAGTTGGAGGCGGCGTCCGGCGACCGCTGGGGATACTGGTGGGTGTGAACCCACCCTCTGGCCAGACGGAGCGTGCCCGCACGGGGCCGGATGACGAAGGAGTCCCGGAGGCCGACGACCACGTCTTGCTGGCGGGACATCTACTGTTCGCCGTGCTGCTCTCGCTCGGCGCCGTCCGGGCCGTACAGGCGTCATCCACACCGTTGGTGCCGATCCTGGCCACCGTCGTGGCCGCTGCCTGGTACTGCGCCGGAGCAGTGTGGGTCTCGCGCCGACGCGGGCAGATGGCCCAGCTGTGGTTGACCGGCCTCATCCTGATCTGGCTCGGACTCATCGTGATCTCCGGTGAGTTCGTGTGGCTGGCTTTCCTGCTCGCGCTACTGGTCTGGCATCTCTTTCCCATCCGGGCGGCGATCCCCATCGAGATCGCGATCGCGCTGGCCGCCGCGGTCGGGTTCACGGCACATCAGGAGCGCTGGGTCGCCGGAGCGATCTTCGGACCGGTCATCGGCGTGGCTTGCGCTGCGGTGATGACCGAGATCTACCAGCGACTACGAGCCCAGTCTGAGGAACGCCGACGGCTCCTCGACGAGCTCACGCGCACCCAGCAGGTACTGGCGGCACGTGAACGCGAGGCCGGTCGTCTGGCCGAGCGCGAGCGTCTCGCCGGGGAGATCCACGACACCGTGGGGCAGAGTCTGGCGAGCGTGATCATGTTGCTGCACGCGGCGCTCGGCCAGCCCGCGCCAGCGGATCGATCGGCGCAGCTGCGCACGGCACTCGACACCGCCACCGGAGCACTCGCCGAGACCCGGCGATTCGTCCTCGGATTGAACCCGGTCACGCTCGAGAGGGATGGCCTCACGAACGCTCTCCGGTCACTCGCCGACGACAGTTCCGCGTCCGGCTTGCGAACTGTCTTCGAACAACACGGAAATTCGCGTCCGCTACCCACCGCCGTCCAGGTCGCTCTGCTCCGCGCGGCGCAGGAGGCCCTGTCGAATGCTCGCCGCCACGCGGGGGCGAATTCGGCGACGATGACCCTCACGTATCAGTCCGACGAGGTCAGCATCGATGTCGTCGACGACGGGCACGGCTTCGACCCGACAGCCCACGACGGACCGCGCCGAGATGGGACAGGATACGGGCTCACCGCGATGCGTGGCCGACTGTCACAGCAGGGCGGCGACGTCAGTATCGAGTCTGGGTCGGGCACCGGAACCGCGGTACGAGCGAGGATTCCGGTTTCCGCCGCCGCCGAGGAGCTCGACGCGTGATCCGACTACTCCTCGTGGACGACCACCCGGTGGTGCGAGCCGGTCTCCGCGCTGTGCTCGCGCCCGTCGACGACATCGAAGTGACCGCGGAAGCCGGTACCGCGGCCGACGCGCTGGCCGCAGTGCGACGCGACGGCATCGATGTGGTGCTCATGGACCTGCGGCTTGGCCCGCGCGGAGACGGGGTTCAGGCAACAGAATCGATTCGGTCGCTTCCGGATCCACCCCGAGTGCTCATCCTCACGACATACGAGACGGACAGCGATATCCTGCGCGCTGTCCAGGCCGGCGCCACCGGATACCTGCTGAAGGACGCCGACCCCGACGACCTCGTCCGCGCCATCCGGTCGGCCGCCGCCGGAGAGACGGTACTCGCGCCGCCCATTGCGGCGCGACTTCTCGGCCGGATGCAATCGCCTGACACCGCCCTGACACAGCGCGAACTCGAAATCGTGGGACGGCTCTTGGACGGCGACTCCAATCGCGACATCGCACGGACGCTCACCATCTCAGAGGCCACCGTCAAGTCCCACCTCGTGCACATCTTCGAAAAGCTCGGCGTCGACAGTCGGACGCGGGTGGTCGCCGAGGCGCGTCGACGGGGACTGCTCTGACGGCGGCTCTGACAGGTTCGCGTCATTCGTGCGCATGGCCGAGGATGTCCGATTCAGCCGGTTACCGATAGGGTCGGGCGCGTGGAGATCCTGTTGATCGTCATCGTGGCACTGCTGCTGATCATCGCGGTAGTGGTCGTGTTCAACTTCCTGGGCAACCGCAAGCTCCGGCAAGCCGAGTCCGACGCGCTGCGTGACCGGGCGTACCGGCCCGGCGACCCGTTCTCGACGGCCGACGACGACGCGGTCCGCGGCGATCCCCGGCAGTTGAAGCCGAGCGACCTGGTCGAGATCCGCGGCGAGACCTTCGCGGTCCGCGGCACCCTCCGGCTGTCGCAGAGTGGTTTCGTCTGGACCGAGAACTTCCTGGACACCGGCACCGGCCAGAAGGCGTGGATCTCCGTCGAGGACGACCCGGACCTCGAGGTCGTCCAATGGCAAGAGCTGTCCGGTGTGACCGTGGTCCCCGGCCCTGCCACCCTCGAACTCGACGGTCGCCGGTATGTCTCCGACGAGTCGGGGTCGGCGGAGTTCACCTCGGCGGGCACCACGGGGCTGGCCGCCCGCGGGTCGATGCGCTATCACGATTACGAGGCTGGCGACGAGCGGCTGTCCTTCGAGGACTTCGGCTCCGGATGGGAATGTGCTCGCGGACAGGTGATCGAGCGCAGCGAGTACCGGATCTATCCGTCCGGCCCGGCGCCCGAATCGTGATGGGTCAGACCCGACTCCAGGTTCGCTACGCCGACACCAGTGCACGCCGGCTCACCTTCTCCCTGACCGCCGAGCTGCAGGAACCACTGGCGCGCTGCGACCGGCGGATCGGCGCGCGCACGCTGTCGCTCCGACTCCTCGGTGCGAGCCATCAGGTCGTGGTCGACGACGGCGTCCACCGGTTGTGCGAGACGGTGGCCTGCCTGCCCGGCATCGACGAGCCGCTCCCCGCATCCGTCGACACCGACGGATACACGTTCACCTCACGGATCGAGCCCTGCGAGACCGACCGGATGGAGTCCGTCGTCGGCGACCTCGACCGCCGCGTCGGCGACCACCTGGCCGCCGGTGCCCCCGCCGTGATGGGTCACTTCCCCGGCCTGCCACTGGCGATCACCGCGGTGATCGCCGCCGCCGCCGACGACGACGACGACACGATCAGCTGGCAGACCTGGCACACCTACCCGCAGAACTCCGAGCTCGTGGTGACCTCGAGCAAGCTGCGCCGGATTCCGGGGGCACATCGATGACCCAGCCCCCGCCACCACGGTTCCCGCCACCACCACCGGGCGGCGACGGCCCGCGCGGCCCCGCCCCGGGCGACGACCCCCGTCGCGGTCTGCACCGAACGCGCAACATCGTCATCGCGGTGATCGTGATCGTCGCACTCTTCGCAGTCGTCGCGACGTGCTCGGTGAGAACGGTCCGCAACGGCGGCGGCGACGTACGCAACTACATCACGTCGCACTACCAGCGCGACGAGGCCCACGACGAGGGTGACGTCGACGCCTACATCGCCGACGGCACCCCGACGACGGTGGCCGCCGAGTTGAGCGACGTGCGACGTCCGACCGACCAGCGCAGCGGGGACACCAGCAATCCGGACAATGTCGACGGCAGCCAGTTCCTGCAGTATCCCGACTACCTCATCGGTCTGTTCCCGCTGGCCGCCGCCCAGACCCGCGTCATGCTCAGCCGCGACTATCGGTCGGGTTACCACCACTACCACTCCTACGTCGGTGGATTCTGGGTTCCGACACCGAACTTCGGCGGATCGGGCAGCGGCTACCGGGGCGGCGGAAGCGGCGGGGGCGGCAAGTGACCGGACATGTTCAACCACCACACACCGGGAGAGAGACACCGTGATCCGAGACATCTTCGAGAATGCCTACGCGGCAGGCGCATACAGCTTGGCCGGGGTGGCCCTGATGGCGATCTCCTTCATCGTCCTCGACCTCCTCACTCCCGGCAGGTTGCGCGAACACCTGTGGGCCGAGCGCAATCGCAATGCCGGCATCCTGGTGTCATCGAATCTCGCCGGGATCGCGATCATCGTCACCGCGGCGATCGTCGCCAGCGAGGGCCGACTCGTCGAAGGTCTGGTGTACACGGCGGTGTACACCGCGATCGGGATCGCGGTGACGGCCGCGACATTCGCCCTCATCGACGTCGCGACGCCCGGGCGGCTCGGCGAGCTGCTGCTGCGCCCGGAACCCCACCCGGCAGTGTGGGTACAGTCGGTCGCCCATGTCGGCGTCGCCTTGATCGTCGCATCGGCGATTCTGTGAACGGCGACCCGTCGCCGTCGCATCCGTCGTCGTGAGCGGTCCGGACACGGTCACCTCCCCGGACGTCGACGGTTCAGTCGACTCCTGGTCCCGCCTGTCGCGCGCGTCGCTGCTCGCGGTGGTGTTCGTCTGCGCGGCCTGTGGTCTCGTCTACGAGCTGGCGCTGGTCTCCCTCGGTTCCTTCCTCATCGGCAACACCGCCACGCAGGCCTCGATCGTGCTGGCGGTCATGGTGTTCGCCATGGGGATCGGCTCGCTCGCGGCGAAACCGCTGCAGAACAGGGCGGTCACGTCGTTCGCCCTGATCGAACTCGCCCTCGCCCTGCTCGGCGGCATGTCCGTGATGGCCTTGTACGCGGCGTTCGCGTACCTGTCGCTGTACACCCCGGCGCTGATCGTGGTCGCCTTCGTCCTCGGCCTGCTCATCGGTGCCGAGATCCCGCTGCTGATGGTGCTGCTGCAGCGAATCCGCAAGCAAGAGGCCGGTTCCGCGGTCGCCGACATGTTCGCGGCCGACTATATCGGCGCCCTCATCGGCGGACTCTGCTTCCCCTTCCTGCTGTTGCCTGTCTTCGGGCAACTACGCGGCGCGCTGGTCGTCGGGCTGGTGAATGCCGCCGCGGGCTGCTTCCTCGTCTTCGTCGTCTTCCGCCGATCGCTGAGCCCCGGCCGGCTCCTCGTACTCGGCGGCACAGCGGTGGGTGTCGTCGTGCTGCTCGTCCTCGGTCTTGTCTACTCGAGCCGATTCGAGGTGACCGCGCGCCAAGCACTGTTCCGCGACCCCATCGTCGTTGCCGAGCGAACCCAGTACCAGGACATCGTGATCACGCAACGCCGGACGCCGATCGGTCCGGACACGCGTCTGTATCTCAATGGGGATCTGCAGTTCTCGTCGATCGACGAGTACCGGTATCACGAGTCGCTGGTCCATCCGGTGATGGCCGGCGCCGGGAGCGGAGCGAGCGGGCCGAACACCACCGGCGCCGGGAGCGGAGCGAGCGGGCCGAATACGACCGGCACCCGCGGCCGCGTCCTCATCCTCGGCGGCGGTGACGGGCTGGCACTGCGCGAGGTGCTGGCGTACCCCGATGTGGCGTCGGCGACCCTGGTGGAACTCGACCCGGAGATGATCCGGCTCGCGCGTTCCGATCGGCGTCTGGTGGAACTGAACCGTGGGTCGATGGACGATCCGCGCAGCAGGGTCGTCAGTGCGGACGCCTTCTCCTGGTTGCGCGACAACCGGGACACCTTCGACGCGATCGTCGTCGACATGCCTGATCCGGACGAATCAGCCACGGCCAAGCTGTATTCCACCGAGTTCTACGCGTTGGTGGCGGCGCATCTGGCACCGGGTGGGCGGATGGTCGTGCAGTCCGGTTCCCCCTATTTCGCGCCGAAGTCGTTCTGGTGCATCGGCGCGACGCTGGCCGCCGCGGGGGTGGCGACGGTGCCGTATCACGTCGACGTCCCGTCCTTCGGTGACTGGGGCTATTTCCTCGGCGTCGCCACCGGCGCCGGGAGCGAAGCGAGCGGGCCGAACACCACCGGCGCCGGGAGCGAAGCGAGCGGGCCGAACACCACCGGCGCCGCCGGGAGCGAAGCGAGCGGGCCGAACGCCACGACTCGGCCCGAACTGCGGCTCGATCTTCCGCACCCGATGCGATTCCTGAACGATGACGAGCTGGCCGCGGCTGCGGTGTTCCCAGCCGACCGGACCCCGCTCGACATGCCACCGTCGACCCTCATGGACCCGCGCATCCTGCGGTACGCACAGTCGGAGTGGGCCGCCTACTGAGGTGCGGCGGCTCGCGGCGGCACGAGATCCTCCAGGAAGTCCCACAGCGCGCGCTCGCGGTCGGGATCGTAGGATTCGTCCGACGACGCCGTCACACGGGTGCGGTCGACGTAGGCACCGGATGCCGCCGGTGTGCGTCCGAGCACCACATCGGCCAATTTCCTTCCTGCCGTGGATATCCGGTCGACCGTCGGCGAGAGGGTGAGCGCCGGGAGCAGCC is a genomic window of Gordonia sp. SID5947 containing:
- a CDS encoding spermidine synthase; this translates as MSRASLLAVVFVCAACGLVYELALVSLGSFLIGNTATQASIVLAVMVFAMGIGSLAAKPLQNRAVTSFALIELALALLGGMSVMALYAAFAYLSLYTPALIVVAFVLGLLIGAEIPLLMVLLQRIRKQEAGSAVADMFAADYIGALIGGLCFPFLLLPVFGQLRGALVVGLVNAAAGCFLVFVVFRRSLSPGRLLVLGGTAVGVVVLLVLGLVYSSRFEVTARQALFRDPIVVAERTQYQDIVITQRRTPIGPDTRLYLNGDLQFSSIDEYRYHESLVHPVMAGAGSGASGPNTTGAGSGASGPNTTGTRGRVLILGGGDGLALREVLAYPDVASATLVELDPEMIRLARSDRRLVELNRGSMDDPRSRVVSADAFSWLRDNRDTFDAIVVDMPDPDESATAKLYSTEFYALVAAHLAPGGRMVVQSGSPYFAPKSFWCIGATLAAAGVATVPYHVDVPSFGDWGYFLGVATGAGSEASGPNTTGAGSEASGPNTTGAAGSEASGPNATTRPELRLDLPHPMRFLNDDELAAAAVFPADRTPLDMPPSTLMDPRILRYAQSEWAAY
- the groL gene encoding chaperonin GroEL (60 kDa chaperone family; promotes refolding of misfolded polypeptides especially under stressful conditions; forms two stacked rings of heptamers to form a barrel-shaped 14mer; ends can be capped by GroES; misfolded proteins enter the barrel where they are refolded when GroES binds) yields the protein MAKQIAFDEEARRGLERGLNSLADAVKVTLGPKGRNVVLEKKWGAPTITNDGVSIAKEIELEDPYEKIGAELVKEVAKKTDDVAGDGTTTATVLAQALVREGLRNVAAGANPLGLKRGIEKAVEAVTESLLKSAKEVETKEQIAATAGISAGDSSIGELIAEAMDKVGKEGVITVEEAQTFGLQLELTEGMRFDKGYISGYFVTDADRQEAVLEDPYILLVSGKVSTVKDLLPLLEKVIQAGKPLLIIAEDVEGEALSTLVVNKIRGTFKSVAVKAPGFGDRRKAMLADIAILTGGEVISEEVGLSLEGAGVELLGTARKVVVTKDETTIVDGAGDADAIAGRVAQIRSEIENSDSDYDREKLQERLAKLAGGVAVIKAGAATEVELKERKHRIEDAVRNAKAAVEEGIVAGGGVALLQSEAAISGLSLTGDEATGANIVRVALEAPAKQIAINAGLEPGVVADKVRNSPLGTGLNAATGEYEDLLARGINDPVKVTRSALQNAASIAALFLTTEAVVADKPEKNPAPAMPGGDEMGGMGF
- a CDS encoding DUF4178 domain-containing protein, giving the protein MEILLIVIVALLLIIAVVVVFNFLGNRKLRQAESDALRDRAYRPGDPFSTADDDAVRGDPRQLKPSDLVEIRGETFAVRGTLRLSQSGFVWTENFLDTGTGQKAWISVEDDPDLEVVQWQELSGVTVVPGPATLELDGRRYVSDESGSAEFTSAGTTGLAARGSMRYHDYEAGDERLSFEDFGSGWECARGQVIERSEYRIYPSGPAPES
- a CDS encoding DUF350 domain-containing protein; amino-acid sequence: MIRDIFENAYAAGAYSLAGVALMAISFIVLDLLTPGRLREHLWAERNRNAGILVSSNLAGIAIIVTAAIVASEGRLVEGLVYTAVYTAIGIAVTAATFALIDVATPGRLGELLLRPEPHPAVWVQSVAHVGVALIVASAIL
- a CDS encoding DUF2617 family protein — translated: MGQTRLQVRYADTSARRLTFSLTAELQEPLARCDRRIGARTLSLRLLGASHQVVVDDGVHRLCETVACLPGIDEPLPASVDTDGYTFTSRIEPCETDRMESVVGDLDRRVGDHLAAGAPAVMGHFPGLPLAITAVIAAAADDDDDTISWQTWHTYPQNSELVVTSSKLRRIPGAHR
- a CDS encoding sensor histidine kinase translates to MNPPSGQTERARTGPDDEGVPEADDHVLLAGHLLFAVLLSLGAVRAVQASSTPLVPILATVVAAAWYCAGAVWVSRRRGQMAQLWLTGLILIWLGLIVISGEFVWLAFLLALLVWHLFPIRAAIPIEIAIALAAAVGFTAHQERWVAGAIFGPVIGVACAAVMTEIYQRLRAQSEERRRLLDELTRTQQVLAAREREAGRLAERERLAGEIHDTVGQSLASVIMLLHAALGQPAPADRSAQLRTALDTATGALAETRRFVLGLNPVTLERDGLTNALRSLADDSSASGLRTVFEQHGNSRPLPTAVQVALLRAAQEALSNARRHAGANSATMTLTYQSDEVSIDVVDDGHGFDPTAHDGPRRDGTGYGLTAMRGRLSQQGGDVSIESGSGTGTAVRARIPVSAAAEELDA
- a CDS encoding response regulator transcription factor; protein product: MIRLLLVDDHPVVRAGLRAVLAPVDDIEVTAEAGTAADALAAVRRDGIDVVLMDLRLGPRGDGVQATESIRSLPDPPRVLILTTYETDSDILRAVQAGATGYLLKDADPDDLVRAIRSAAAGETVLAPPIAARLLGRMQSPDTALTQRELEIVGRLLDGDSNRDIARTLTISEATVKSHLVHIFEKLGVDSRTRVVAEARRRGLL
- a CDS encoding ABC transporter ATP-binding protein is translated as MSLSLSDVTLTFPDGRGRLTALGDVDLDVANGSFVAVTGPSGSGKSSLLSVAGTLLTPDSGQVEIDGISTTGLSADERARIRRDRIGFVFQHDNLLPSLTALDQLLLTVDLRGQKPARYRDEALALLDEVGVAAASSRRPHELSGGMRQRVNIARALMGSPSLLLIDEPTSALETERGRAVIELIGALVRERDVAAVLVSHDLDSMSVAPGCGVDRTLHMCDGRLGSPVRTSSSSA
- a CDS encoding ABC transporter permease gives rise to the protein MSRDRPIEAGYVSNDEGSAVFIGIRDVRFAKWRFVLIGAVIAMMTFMVVALSALTGGLKNQSISAISRLPGQTLVLRDAAGADGPSLSQSELDAPTVGQVVDESGDDASELGVTTTRIGHGRITSTAAVFGAGPRLTPPPDTGRLPGTGGVMLGREQATALAVTVGDLVTVDSTRLRVDAIGPAGDYAHTPVAYTAMDTWRALSHGQNTSAVVLFGGSTDAPGTTSMPMSNAADAVPGYRSERGSLLAIQAMLLAISTLVVGAFFAVWTVQRLRDLAVVRALGAGRWYLLRDGIGQAALVLLLGETVGVLLGVGLAAAAAATVPISLSGVGVALPVVAMAVLGSAGALLAVRRVTVVDPVVAMSR
- a CDS encoding DUF4247 domain-containing protein is translated as MTQPPPPRFPPPPPGGDGPRGPAPGDDPRRGLHRTRNIVIAVIVIVALFAVVATCSVRTVRNGGGDVRNYITSHYQRDEAHDEGDVDAYIADGTPTTVAAELSDVRRPTDQRSGDTSNPDNVDGSQFLQYPDYLIGLFPLAAAQTRVMLSRDYRSGYHHYHSYVGGFWVPTPNFGGSGSGYRGGGSGGGGK